Proteins co-encoded in one Acidobacteriota bacterium genomic window:
- the npdG gene encoding NADPH-dependent F420 reductase, which translates to MSAERVAIIGGTGDLGLGLAIRWAVAGVETVIGSRDSARALQAADDVRLKVRGAAKGVVTVNGMANPEAAAGATVVVIAVPFPAQAATLREIKGSLSAGAFVVDATVPLAATIGGKPTRMLGVWQGSAAEQAREVIPATTPVLAAFHNVSAVALADLAHPLDCDVLVCGDDAAAKDRLFPLIRLIAGLRPIDAGALESARIVESLTALLISINRSYKVPHAGLRLTGLPPG; encoded by the coding sequence ATGAGCGCAGAGCGAGTAGCTATTATTGGCGGAACCGGTGATTTGGGATTGGGTCTGGCGATCCGCTGGGCTGTGGCGGGAGTGGAAACCGTCATCGGGTCGCGCGACTCCGCGCGCGCCCTGCAAGCCGCTGACGATGTCCGCCTCAAGGTGCGGGGGGCGGCGAAAGGCGTGGTAACCGTGAACGGAATGGCCAACCCGGAGGCCGCTGCGGGCGCGACGGTTGTGGTGATCGCCGTACCGTTTCCCGCGCAGGCTGCGACGCTGCGTGAAATCAAAGGATCTCTCAGCGCTGGAGCGTTCGTGGTGGACGCCACCGTGCCGCTCGCCGCCACCATCGGCGGCAAGCCCACACGTATGTTGGGAGTCTGGCAAGGTTCCGCCGCGGAGCAGGCCCGCGAAGTTATCCCAGCGACAACTCCCGTGCTGGCCGCATTCCACAACGTCTCGGCGGTAGCCCTGGCGGACCTGGCGCATCCGCTCGACTGCGACGTGCTGGTCTGCGGCGATGACGCGGCGGCGAAAGACCGCCTGTTCCCGCTCATCCGCCTGATCGCCGGCCTGCGCCCCATTGACGCCGGCGCGCTCGAGTCGGCTCGCATCGTCGAGAGCCTCACCGCGCTGCTCATCAGCATCAACCGCAGCTACAAAGTCCCCCACGCCGGCCTGCGCCTCACCGGCCTGCCGCCTGGTTAG
- the cofH gene encoding 7,8-didemethyl-8-hydroxy-5-deazariboflavin synthase subunit CofH, with translation MAIKRNVALALRPGAYGELATTLPAPLRGALEAALEGRDLNETEGLAVAEARGDALLAVADVADRLRRRTVGDEVSYVVNRNINFTNICFVGCTFCCFGKSQRAPDAYWHSLDTVADRAEQAWNLGATEVCVQGGLPPEMDGTYYAQILRAIKARVPKIHIHAFSPMEVVYGVERTGMPLRDYLMMLRDAGLGSLPGTAAEILDDRVRGVISRAKLTRAQWIEVISTAHELGIPTTSTMMYGHVEQPIDWVRHLLLLRSMQKQNGGFTEFVPLGFIHEKTALYRTGLARPGATVEEDIAVHALSRILLNNAIPNLQISWPKLGWRISQMCLDAGANDCGGTLMEENISSASGEIEASAATPEQLQNFIRGCGQSSGRIPVERSTSYRVLRRFAAAAIPQQAVTTHQAVSTQQALTTQQEAHV, from the coding sequence ATGGCCATCAAGAGAAATGTCGCGCTGGCGTTGCGGCCGGGCGCGTACGGTGAGTTGGCGACAACATTGCCCGCGCCGTTGCGCGGTGCTCTCGAAGCCGCGCTGGAGGGCCGCGATCTGAACGAGACCGAGGGTCTGGCCGTCGCCGAGGCGCGCGGCGATGCGCTGTTGGCCGTGGCCGACGTGGCCGACCGCCTGCGCCGCCGCACGGTGGGCGACGAGGTCAGCTACGTCGTCAATCGCAATATCAACTTCACCAACATCTGTTTCGTGGGCTGCACGTTCTGCTGCTTTGGAAAAAGCCAGCGCGCGCCCGATGCCTATTGGCATTCGCTCGACACGGTGGCCGACCGCGCCGAGCAGGCTTGGAATCTCGGCGCGACGGAAGTGTGCGTGCAGGGCGGCCTGCCGCCGGAGATGGACGGAACTTATTACGCGCAGATTCTGCGCGCCATCAAAGCGCGTGTGCCGAAAATTCACATTCACGCCTTCTCGCCGATGGAAGTAGTTTACGGCGTCGAGCGCACCGGGATGCCGCTCCGCGATTATCTAATGATGCTGCGCGACGCGGGCCTGGGCAGCCTGCCGGGCACGGCGGCGGAAATTTTGGATGACCGCGTGCGCGGCGTCATCTCTCGCGCCAAGCTCACGCGCGCGCAGTGGATCGAAGTCATCTCGACGGCGCACGAACTGGGCATCCCTACCACTTCTACCATGATGTACGGCCACGTCGAGCAGCCTATCGACTGGGTGCGCCACCTGCTGCTGCTGCGCTCGATGCAGAAACAGAATGGCGGATTCACAGAGTTCGTCCCGCTCGGCTTCATCCATGAGAAGACCGCGCTTTACCGCACCGGCCTGGCCCGTCCCGGCGCCACGGTGGAAGAAGACATCGCGGTCCACGCACTGTCGCGCATCCTGCTGAATAACGCGATCCCCAATCTGCAAATCTCCTGGCCCAAGCTCGGCTGGCGGATTTCGCAGATGTGCCTCGACGCTGGCGCCAACGACTGCGGCGGGACGCTGATGGAAGAAAATATTTCCAGCGCGTCTGGTGAGATCGAGGCCAGCGCGGCCACTCCCGAGCAGTTGCAAAATTTCATTAGAGGCTGTGGGCAGTCATCGGGCCGCATTCCGGTGGAGCGCTCCACATCGTATCGCGTGTTGCGGCGCTTCGCCGCCGCTGCAATTCCACAACAAGCTGTAACCACACATCAGGCTGTATCTACACAACAGGCTTTAACCACACAACAAGAGGCACACGTATGA
- a CDS encoding DUF3500 domain-containing protein, which yields MSRIAFFAGLSAMALVIVMLQPRGLSQAPPSSPPTSPAARPPAELLRLSIAAEVPGLADPFLGITTNGKVEQGLFAIRSTGVSTGPVRLAAVAFLASLSAQQRDKSKFAVDDDEWRKWMNQSFYVRQGVNFIEMNEPQRAAAFNLLRAGLSAKGLKQTRDIMRLNETLAEMNNNNHAEFGEWQYHITVMGEPSANEPWGWQFDGHHAVINYFVLGDQVVMTPTFAGSEPVIAKSGKYKGTAVLQEEQRAGLAMINGLTADQRKKAILKVSKTGNELLTEAWKDNVVLDYAGVSAKELSSAQRRQLLDLAALYINNMDDGHARAKMAEVRAQLDRTWFAWIGGSDAGSVFYYRIHSPVVLIEFDHQRPASLRFLVADPNQPGTEHIHTMVRTPNGNDYGKDLLRQHYHDHPHAPARQ from the coding sequence ATGTCACGCATCGCATTCTTCGCAGGCTTGTCAGCTATGGCGTTGGTAATCGTCATGCTGCAACCGCGCGGGCTGTCGCAAGCGCCGCCGTCCTCGCCGCCAACATCTCCAGCAGCGCGTCCGCCCGCCGAGCTGTTACGCTTATCGATCGCCGCCGAGGTGCCTGGTCTCGCCGATCCTTTCCTGGGCATCACCACCAATGGGAAGGTCGAGCAGGGCCTGTTCGCCATTCGTTCGACGGGCGTCTCCACCGGGCCGGTGCGCCTCGCCGCCGTGGCCTTCCTCGCCAGCCTCAGTGCTCAACAGCGCGACAAATCGAAGTTCGCCGTGGACGACGACGAGTGGCGCAAGTGGATGAATCAAAGTTTCTACGTTCGTCAGGGCGTAAATTTTATCGAGATGAATGAGCCGCAGCGCGCCGCGGCGTTCAATCTGCTGCGCGCCGGACTGAGCGCCAAGGGACTGAAGCAGACGCGCGACATCATGCGCCTCAATGAGACGCTGGCCGAAATGAACAACAACAACCACGCCGAGTTCGGCGAGTGGCAGTACCACATCACGGTGATGGGCGAGCCTTCAGCGAATGAACCCTGGGGCTGGCAGTTCGACGGCCACCACGCCGTCATCAACTATTTTGTGCTCGGCGATCAAGTGGTGATGACGCCGACGTTCGCCGGCTCCGAGCCGGTCATCGCTAAATCAGGCAAATACAAAGGCACGGCCGTCCTGCAGGAGGAGCAGCGCGCGGGCCTGGCCATGATTAACGGGTTGACCGCGGATCAGCGCAAGAAGGCGATCCTGAAAGTCTCGAAGACAGGAAATGAACTGCTCACCGAAGCGTGGAAAGACAACGTGGTCCTCGACTACGCCGGAGTCAGCGCCAAGGAGTTGTCCTCCGCGCAACGCCGGCAACTGCTCGATCTGGCGGCGCTCTACATCAACAACATGGACGACGGCCACGCTCGCGCGAAGATGGCCGAAGTGCGCGCGCAGCTTGACCGCACATGGTTCGCCTGGATCGGCGGCAGCGACGCGGGCAGCGTGTTTTACTATCGCATCCACAGCCCCGTGGTGCTGATCGAGTTCGACCATCAGCGCCCCGCCAGCCTGCGCTTCCTGGTCGCCGACCCCAACCAGCCGGGCACGGAGCACATCCACACCATGGTGCGCACGCCCAACGGCAACGACTACGGCAAGGACCTGCTACGCCAGCATTACCACGATCACCCGCACGCTCCCGCGCGGCAATAA
- the cofG gene encoding 7,8-didemethyl-8-hydroxy-5-deazariboflavin synthase subunit CofG, translating to MTLAPASTALSASEWRTLASRILSGDALHASEYLFLLTSISVGWENLAKIARELRQRSTDNVITYSPKVFLPLTNLCRDRCGYCTFRRDPGQPGAHWMAPEEVLDVARKGERLGCREALLSLGDRPEAEFPEAREWLAAHGHARTLDYVAEISELLLAETTLLPHSNPGLMSRSDLERLRESNASLGLMLESTSPALFAPGGAHDDAIDKRPERRLQTIRQAGELKIPFTTGILVGIGESPADIVDSLLTLRDIHAQYGHIQEVIIQNFVPKREVPMRDVPTPAPEYFARIVALARIIFSSGFGSGLSSGFGPRMNIQAPPNLSPAHLEMLLDSGLNDWGGISPLTVDFINPEKPWPQVESLRALAASKGLELRERLPVYPEYATRPEFFSPRVWQAMQSR from the coding sequence ATGACGCTTGCCCCCGCCTCCACCGCCCTCTCCGCCAGTGAGTGGCGAACCCTCGCTTCGCGCATCCTCTCAGGCGATGCTCTCCATGCTTCCGAATATTTATTCCTGCTCACTTCCATCTCCGTCGGCTGGGAGAACCTTGCCAAGATCGCTCGTGAACTGCGGCAGCGCAGCACGGACAACGTAATCACCTACTCGCCGAAGGTGTTCCTGCCTCTGACCAATCTGTGCCGCGACCGCTGCGGCTATTGCACGTTTCGCCGTGATCCAGGCCAGCCGGGCGCGCATTGGATGGCGCCGGAAGAGGTTCTCGATGTCGCTCGCAAGGGAGAGAGGCTCGGTTGTCGCGAGGCGCTGCTCAGTCTGGGCGACCGCCCCGAGGCGGAGTTTCCCGAGGCGCGCGAGTGGCTTGCGGCACACGGCCACGCGCGCACGCTGGACTACGTCGCCGAGATCAGCGAGTTGCTGCTCGCCGAGACCACATTGCTGCCGCACTCGAATCCCGGATTGATGTCGCGGTCTGATCTGGAGCGTCTGCGCGAGTCCAACGCCAGCCTGGGCTTGATGCTGGAATCCACTTCACCCGCGCTATTTGCGCCCGGCGGCGCGCATGATGATGCCATCGACAAACGCCCCGAGCGACGTTTGCAAACCATCCGCCAGGCCGGCGAGTTAAAAATTCCGTTTACCACCGGGATACTCGTGGGCATCGGCGAGTCACCGGCGGACATCGTCGATTCACTCCTCACCCTCCGCGATATTCACGCGCAGTACGGGCACATTCAGGAAGTCATCATCCAGAATTTTGTGCCGAAGCGGGAGGTCCCCATGCGCGATGTTCCAACGCCCGCGCCGGAATATTTCGCGCGCATCGTGGCGCTGGCGCGCATCATCTTCAGCTCCGGGTTCGGCTCTGGGCTCAGCTCCGGGTTCGGCCCGAGGATGAACATCCAAGCGCCGCCGAACCTGAGTCCCGCGCATCTCGAAATGCTGCTCGACTCCGGCCTGAACGATTGGGGCGGCATCTCGCCGCTAACGGTGGACTTCATCAATCCCGAGAAACCCTGGCCGCAGGTGGAGAGCCTGCGCGCGTTGGCCGCCAGCAAGGGACTGGAGCTGCGCGAGCGGCTGCCGGTGTATCCTGAGTACGCAACGCGGCCTGAGTTTTTTTCGCCACGCGTGTGGCAGGCAATGCAGTCGCGGTAA
- the cofC gene encoding 2-phospho-L-lactate guanylyltransferase, whose amino-acid sequence MMLTFLQNRLDRVEWKLRTIRAALSTSNPTRAVSYVFVAVYSADLCVLCGEDCTAPPRTQRYADRFAAWHSVPRRFSAVIAVLLPVKRFADSKHRLASWLTPEERELLARTMFEDVWDTLLSWQGREKLIGKLIVITAEPVVIARCREASVTCLEEAEQVSHTESTRQATRWAVEQGVQTLISVPIDTPAVSPDELTQLVELSRQYEVIVVPSGDGTGTNALVRTPPDAITAHFGPDSCRRHLEDTQTNHQKLRLYAPPGLTADIDTREDAMQFLDIANKLEREGRTSKLLRRLIETRSRVTA is encoded by the coding sequence TTGATGTTGACGTTCCTCCAGAACCGGCTCGACAGAGTAGAATGGAAACTTCGCACGATTCGCGCCGCACTGTCAACGAGCAACCCGACGCGGGCAGTGTCCTATGTCTTTGTTGCCGTATACTCTGCGGACCTCTGTGTCCTCTGTGGTGAAGACTGTACTGCACCACCGAGGACACAAAGGTACGCAGATAGGTTTGCGGCCTGGCATTCTGTTCCCCGGAGATTCTCTGCTGTGATCGCGGTTCTTTTGCCCGTCAAACGATTTGCGGATTCCAAGCACCGCTTGGCCTCCTGGCTCACGCCCGAGGAGCGTGAGCTGCTGGCGCGCACCATGTTTGAAGATGTCTGGGATACGTTGCTGAGTTGGCAGGGCCGCGAGAAACTCATCGGCAAGCTGATCGTCATCACCGCCGAGCCTGTGGTGATCGCGCGCTGTCGTGAGGCGTCCGTAACGTGTCTGGAAGAAGCGGAGCAAGTCAGTCACACCGAGTCCACGCGCCAGGCCACGCGCTGGGCCGTGGAGCAGGGAGTGCAGACTCTTATCTCCGTGCCCATTGACACGCCCGCCGTATCGCCGGACGAGTTGACGCAACTCGTGGAGCTCTCGCGCCAATATGAAGTGATTGTTGTGCCCAGCGGTGATGGAACTGGAACGAATGCTCTGGTGCGCACGCCGCCCGACGCCATCACCGCGCACTTTGGGCCAGACAGTTGCCGCCGCCACCTGGAAGACACGCAGACGAATCACCAGAAGCTACGCCTCTACGCGCCGCCCGGCCTTACGGCGGACATCGACACGCGGGAAGATGCCATGCAGTTTCTAGATATCGCAAATAAATTGGAGCGCGAGGGCCGCACATCGAAATTGTTGCGCCGGTTGATCGAGACACGTTCCAGGGTGACGGCATGA